In one window of Deinococcus radiotolerans DNA:
- a CDS encoding MarR family winged helix-turn-helix transcriptional regulator, whose protein sequence is MSPDPHGLDLTRQPLRFLAAYWTAWQGLSGQVQAALEREHGLNLRAFLILSHVQAGPLTPSDLARSLDLPRYEVARALRQLQDAGALTHEPQPGDARRRALHVTPAGQQLWHAAMQTLQRATQPALNRLGPHLNAVTAGLEALTIPDPTPEATA, encoded by the coding sequence ATGTCACCTGATCCACACGGTCTGGACCTGACGCGCCAGCCGCTGCGGTTCCTGGCGGCGTACTGGACGGCGTGGCAGGGCCTCAGCGGACAGGTTCAGGCCGCGCTGGAACGCGAGCACGGCCTGAACCTGCGCGCCTTCCTGATCCTCAGCCACGTCCAGGCGGGACCCCTCACGCCCAGCGACCTCGCCCGCAGCCTGGACCTGCCCCGCTACGAGGTGGCCCGCGCTCTGCGTCAGCTTCAGGACGCCGGGGCGCTCACGCACGAACCGCAGCCCGGCGACGCCCGCCGCCGCGCCCTGCACGTCACCCCCGCCGGGCAGCAGCTGTGGCACGCCGCCATGCAGACCCTCCAGCGCGCCACGCAACCCGCCCTGAACCGCCTGGGCCCGCACCTGAACGCCGTCACGGCCGGCCTGGAAGCCCTGACCATTCCCGACCCCACCCCGGAGGCCACCGCATGA
- the purH gene encoding bifunctional phosphoribosylaminoimidazolecarboxamide formyltransferase/IMP cyclohydrolase: MTQSGTQSSTQTGARRRALISVSDKTGVVEFARQLEARGWEILSTGGTYQSIMQAGIAARQVSDVTGFPEMLDGRVKTLHPAVHGGILAVREPGHLGQLEGHGIGTIDLVCVNLYPFRETVARGAPDADVIENIDIGGPAMIRSAAKNHAGVLVLVDPADYSVALQDEVSDAERRRLAAKAYRHTSEYDAAITAYLTGASDELPTALPETLTLNLTRAAQVRYGENPHQPGAIYRLGSATGPVIDAQVVAGKPMSFNNYADADAAWALCQELAAQEAALPEHAAVCVAVKHANPCGVAVAADVRVAWERARDADTLSVFGGVVAVSQPVTLEAAQATRGTFLEVLIAPEVTPEAAAWFAEKKPDLRVLVAAPAQGVSVLDVRPLTGGFAVQERDARPWDDLCPEVVTKREPTEQEWLDLRFAWATVKHARSNAVVLAKDGVTVGLGAGAVSRIWAAERAVANAGDKAQGSVLASEAFFPFDDVVRLAASVGVTAILQPGGAKRDPEVIAACNELGISMVFTGSRHFKH, encoded by the coding sequence GTGACGCAGAGTGGGACACAGAGCAGCACCCAGACCGGCGCCCGCAGGCGGGCCCTTATCTCCGTAAGTGACAAGACGGGCGTCGTGGAGTTCGCGCGGCAGCTCGAGGCGCGCGGCTGGGAGATCCTCAGCACCGGCGGGACGTATCAGAGCATCATGCAGGCTGGAATTGCCGCGCGGCAGGTCAGTGACGTGACGGGCTTCCCCGAGATGCTGGACGGGCGCGTGAAGACGCTGCATCCGGCGGTGCACGGCGGCATCCTCGCGGTCCGTGAGCCCGGGCATCTGGGGCAGCTGGAGGGGCACGGGATCGGCACGATTGATCTGGTGTGCGTGAACCTCTACCCGTTCCGGGAGACGGTGGCGCGCGGCGCGCCGGACGCGGACGTGATAGAGAACATCGACATTGGCGGGCCGGCCATGATCCGCTCGGCGGCGAAGAACCACGCGGGCGTGCTGGTGCTGGTGGACCCTGCGGACTACAGCGTGGCGTTGCAGGATGAGGTGAGTGACGCCGAGCGCCGCCGACTGGCCGCGAAGGCGTACCGGCATACCAGCGAGTACGACGCCGCGATCACCGCGTACCTGACCGGGGCCAGCGACGAACTGCCCACCGCGCTGCCCGAGACGCTGACGCTGAACCTGACGCGCGCCGCGCAGGTCCGGTACGGCGAGAATCCCCATCAGCCCGGCGCCATCTACCGTCTGGGCAGCGCCACCGGTCCCGTCATCGACGCGCAGGTCGTGGCGGGCAAACCCATGAGCTTCAACAACTACGCGGACGCGGACGCCGCGTGGGCGCTGTGCCAGGAACTCGCGGCGCAGGAGGCCGCGCTGCCCGAGCACGCCGCCGTGTGCGTGGCGGTCAAGCACGCCAACCCCTGCGGCGTGGCGGTCGCGGCGGACGTGAGGGTGGCATGGGAACGCGCCCGGGACGCGGACACCCTGAGCGTATTTGGCGGCGTGGTGGCCGTCAGCCAGCCCGTGACGCTGGAGGCGGCGCAGGCGACGCGCGGCACCTTCCTGGAAGTGCTGATCGCGCCCGAGGTCACCCCGGAGGCTGCCGCGTGGTTCGCGGAGAAGAAACCGGACCTGCGGGTGCTGGTCGCCGCGCCTGCACAGGGCGTGAGTGTGCTGGACGTGCGGCCCCTGACCGGCGGCTTTGCCGTGCAGGAACGCGACGCGCGGCCCTGGGATGACCTGTGCCCAGAGGTCGTGACGAAGCGCGAACCGACCGAGCAGGAGTGGCTGGACCTGCGTTTCGCGTGGGCGACCGTGAAGCACGCCCGCAGCAATGCCGTCGTCCTTGCCAAGGACGGCGTGACCGTAGGCCTGGGCGCGGGCGCCGTGAGTCGCATCTGGGCTGCCGAGCGCGCGGTAGCGAACGCGGGCGACAAGGCGCAGGGCTCCGTCCTGGCGTCCGAGGCGTTCTTCCCCTTCGATGACGTGGTGCGTCTCGCGGCCAGTGTGGGCGTCACGGCGATCCTGCAACCCGGCGGCGCCAAGCGCGACCCCGAGGTGATCGCCGCTTGCAATGAGCTGGGCATCAGCATGGTGTTCACGGGTTCGCGGCACTTCAAGCACTGA
- a CDS encoding GrpB family protein — MTGENQAKQLVIVPSRPEWATRFQALAAPLRAALPGVTLHHIGSTAVPGLSAKDVIDIQIGLPDLSAAPGVLAVLAALNYEPRPSVTHDHHPPGLRLSPPELRKAYARRAQQVHVHIREAGRFNHRYPLLMRDYLRASPAAAAAYGEVKVQLARLHPHDVDAYYAVKDPAMDLITAGAEHWAARVDWQLPPGDA, encoded by the coding sequence ATGACCGGCGAAAATCAGGCGAAGCAGCTTGTCATCGTGCCGTCCAGACCCGAATGGGCGACGCGGTTTCAGGCGCTGGCCGCCCCGCTGCGCGCGGCCCTGCCGGGGGTCACCCTGCATCACATCGGGTCAACGGCGGTGCCCGGCCTGAGCGCCAAGGACGTGATCGACATCCAGATTGGCCTGCCAGACCTGAGCGCCGCGCCGGGCGTCCTGGCCGTTCTGGCGGCCCTGAACTACGAGCCGCGGCCCTCGGTCACGCACGACCACCACCCACCCGGCCTGCGCCTCTCCCCCCCCGAGCTGCGTAAGGCGTACGCCCGCCGCGCCCAGCAGGTGCACGTGCACATCCGGGAGGCAGGGCGCTTCAACCACCGCTACCCGCTCCTGATGCGCGACTACCTGCGCGCCAGCCCGGCCGCCGCCGCCGCGTACGGCGAGGTGAAAGTCCAGCTGGCCCGCCTGCACCCACACGACGTGGACGCCTACTACGCCGTGAAGGACCCCGCCATGGACCTGATCACCGCCGGGGCGGAACACTGGGCAGCGCGCGTGGACTGGCAGCTGCCCCCAGGCGACGCCTGA
- a CDS encoding winged helix-turn-helix transcriptional regulator, producing the protein MSTEHTGFCPVYRAIGVLQEKWVLHIVRALLNGEKGFNELARAVGGCNSATLTQRLEQLETLSLINKRTEDSHGKLARSVYSLTPAGLELQSVIDAIDGWAKTHLDAPAPALPQPSPC; encoded by the coding sequence ATGAGCACTGAACACACTGGTTTCTGCCCGGTCTACCGGGCCATCGGGGTGTTGCAGGAGAAATGGGTGCTGCACATCGTCCGCGCCCTGCTGAACGGCGAAAAGGGATTCAACGAACTGGCCCGCGCCGTCGGCGGCTGCAACAGCGCCACCCTCACGCAGCGCCTCGAGCAACTCGAGACGCTCTCGCTGATCAACAAGCGCACCGAGGACAGTCACGGCAAACTCGCCCGCAGCGTCTACAGCCTCACGCCCGCCGGACTGGAACTCCAGAGCGTCATTGACGCCATCGACGGCTGGGCCAAGACGCATCTCGACGCCCCTGCGCCCGCCCTGCCCCAACCCTCCCCCTGCTGA
- a CDS encoding nitroreductase family protein, which produces MTATTPKVLDIKEAIETRRSIRKYVQEPMNQDDLHEILRLASLAPSAWNAQTWRFAVVQDAAIKQQIQDAAYGQGQVTNAPAVIVVYSDMEDTLATVEETAHPGMGEAGRTGQRNTFDGVFGAQPVAQRGQWGLSQANIAFGFLMLAARGLGYDTVPMLGFDPAKVKEILGLPEHVQFAGLLPVGKRAEDGFPHHRHSVERITKFY; this is translated from the coding sequence ATGACCGCGACGACCCCCAAAGTACTGGATATCAAGGAAGCCATCGAAACCCGCCGCAGCATCCGCAAGTACGTCCAGGAACCCATGAACCAGGACGACCTGCACGAGATCCTGCGCCTCGCCAGCCTGGCCCCCAGCGCCTGGAACGCCCAGACGTGGCGCTTCGCCGTCGTGCAGGACGCCGCCATCAAGCAGCAGATCCAGGACGCCGCCTACGGCCAGGGTCAGGTCACCAACGCCCCCGCCGTCATCGTCGTCTACAGCGACATGGAAGACACCCTGGCCACCGTTGAAGAAACCGCGCACCCCGGCATGGGCGAAGCGGGCCGCACCGGCCAGCGCAACACCTTCGACGGCGTCTTCGGCGCCCAGCCCGTCGCGCAGCGCGGCCAGTGGGGCCTGAGCCAGGCAAACATCGCCTTCGGCTTCCTGATGCTCGCCGCCCGCGGCCTCGGCTACGACACCGTGCCCATGCTCGGCTTCGACCCCGCCAAGGTCAAGGAGATCCTCGGCCTGCCCGAGCACGTCCAGTTCGCCGGCCTGCTCCCCGTCGGCAAGCGCGCCGAAGACGGTTTCCCCCACCACCGCCACAGCGTCGAGCGCATCACCAAGTTCTACTGA
- a CDS encoding bifunctional metallophosphatase/5'-nucleotidase yields the protein MKNNLLLIGAALTLSSCSMILGPSTTDVTVIGVNDFHGNLLPTSFRVPDPADLTKTLTVQAGGVEAIGGVLADARKANPNTVFVGVGDMTGASPLISALLRDEPTIAALNGLGMAVNVVGNHEFDNGISELMRYQKGGCDSNAPERACKFNNTFEGAKYQYIAANVVDEKTGKPVFPAYKIVQVGKARIAFVGAVLKDTPTVVTPSGVAGLKFTDEIASVNAVLPEIKRQRPDAIIALIHQGGASKDSFDIVDCKTLTGDIVKIAEGLDAGIGAIMTGHTHRGYNCQVPDPTGKPRTVIQGDSYGHLLQRLDLQVDTRLHKLLSVKASNVVVDAAKQAKDPAMTTIVTQAKGLTDTLSKQVVATLGTEQITRTVNAAGESQLGDVIADSQLAAAAPADKGGAVIAFMNPGGIRADLPVNVPNASKQVTYGDVFTVQPFGNVMMVVTLTGAQIKAALEQQFDNPAAGQNRILQVSRGFTYTWDNAKPKGEKVSDVKLNGQPIDPGAKYRVTMNNFLADGGDGFTVFAQGTDRLGGAVDLDAFQNYLKSTTVTPEPATRITRLN from the coding sequence ATGAAAAACAATCTCCTCCTGATCGGCGCGGCGCTGACCCTCAGCAGCTGCTCCATGATCCTGGGCCCCTCCACCACCGACGTCACCGTGATCGGCGTGAACGACTTCCACGGGAACCTGCTGCCCACCAGCTTCCGCGTGCCCGACCCCGCCGACCTCACCAAGACCCTGACCGTCCAGGCCGGCGGCGTCGAAGCCATCGGCGGCGTCCTCGCCGACGCCCGCAAGGCCAACCCCAACACCGTCTTCGTGGGCGTGGGCGACATGACCGGCGCCAGCCCCCTGATCAGCGCCCTGCTGCGCGACGAACCCACCATCGCCGCCCTGAACGGCCTGGGCATGGCCGTGAACGTCGTCGGGAACCACGAATTCGACAATGGCATCTCCGAACTCATGCGCTACCAGAAAGGCGGCTGCGACAGCAACGCCCCCGAACGCGCCTGCAAATTCAACAACACCTTCGAAGGCGCCAAGTACCAGTACATCGCCGCGAACGTCGTGGACGAGAAGACCGGTAAACCCGTCTTCCCCGCCTACAAGATCGTGCAGGTCGGCAAGGCCAGGATCGCCTTCGTCGGCGCCGTCCTGAAAGACACCCCCACCGTCGTCACGCCCAGCGGCGTCGCCGGCCTGAAATTCACGGACGAGATCGCCAGCGTCAACGCCGTCCTGCCCGAAATCAAGCGCCAGCGCCCCGACGCGATCATCGCCCTGATCCACCAGGGCGGCGCCAGCAAGGACAGCTTCGACATCGTGGACTGCAAGACCCTCACCGGCGACATCGTCAAGATCGCCGAGGGCCTCGACGCGGGCATCGGCGCGATCATGACCGGCCACACCCACAGGGGCTACAACTGCCAGGTGCCCGACCCCACCGGCAAACCCCGCACCGTCATCCAGGGCGACTCCTACGGGCACCTGCTGCAGCGCCTCGACCTGCAGGTCGACACCCGCCTGCACAAACTCCTGAGCGTCAAGGCCAGCAACGTCGTCGTGGACGCCGCCAAACAGGCCAAAGACCCCGCCATGACCACCATCGTCACCCAGGCCAAGGGCCTCACCGACACCCTCAGCAAACAGGTCGTCGCGACCCTGGGCACCGAGCAGATCACCCGCACCGTGAACGCCGCCGGTGAAAGCCAGCTGGGCGACGTCATCGCCGACAGCCAGCTCGCCGCCGCCGCGCCCGCCGACAAGGGCGGCGCCGTGATCGCCTTCATGAACCCCGGCGGCATCCGCGCCGACCTGCCCGTCAACGTCCCCAACGCCAGCAAGCAGGTCACGTACGGCGACGTGTTCACCGTGCAGCCCTTCGGGAACGTCATGATGGTCGTCACCCTGACCGGCGCGCAGATCAAGGCCGCCCTCGAACAGCAGTTCGACAACCCCGCCGCCGGTCAGAACCGCATCCTGCAGGTCAGCCGGGGCTTCACGTACACCTGGGACAACGCCAAACCCAAGGGCGAGAAGGTCAGCGACGTTAAACTGAACGGCCAGCCCATCGACCCGGGTGCCAAGTACCGCGTGACCATGAACAACTTCCTCGCGGACGGCGGCGACGGCTTCACCGTGTTCGCGCAGGGCACCGACCGCCTGGGCGGCGCCGTGGACCTGGACGCCTTCCAGAACTACCTCAAGTCCACCACCGTCACCCCCGAGCCCGCCACCCGCATCACCCGCCTGAACTGA
- a CDS encoding ABC-F family ATP-binding cassette domain-containing protein, with translation MFLVAARRVWGGLSRQGDQLMLMLSGVARSFADRVVFSDVELTVGAGERLALVGENGSGKSTLLRVLAGLDAPDAGVVTRSGRVALLAQAGSLGGSVLEAVTPPALAEAQVAFDLASAALSDGSEAALLAFADAEEAYRLSGGYEFAGRAAAALAGLGLDAGARADRLSGGQARRVLLAALLLAPADVYLLDEPTNHLDAEGAAWLTEWIRASGAAFVLASHDRAFLDEVATGVAELERGTLSVYAGNYSAAMALKATLREAQARDFEAYRRKRAALDEERRRLNSKGSVEENRSRARDNDKFLSTHKAGRAQVLFSNRARAMERQIERMDTQAPDKPFRDARTLRLTLPPVPPGPLEVLTVRDLSVVRESEVVLSGVNLHVRRGDRVALTGPNGGGKSTLLRALLGQLPRAGSVTWGAGLTVSLIGQHGEELLGLDTVGDALLDANPLLTPHQLHEVAAALEVPGGPAFPLSGLSGGQRTRLSLARLRVTRSQVLLLDEPTNHLDVRAIEALEALLLDFTGTVLLASHDRRLVERVATREWRVGGGGVQEA, from the coding sequence TGTGGTGTTTTCGGATGTGGAGCTGACCGTGGGAGCCGGGGAGCGGCTGGCGCTGGTCGGGGAGAATGGCAGTGGCAAGAGCACGCTGCTGCGCGTGCTGGCGGGGCTGGACGCGCCGGATGCGGGCGTGGTGACCCGCTCGGGCCGCGTGGCGCTGCTGGCGCAGGCGGGGTCACTGGGCGGGTCGGTGTTGGAGGCCGTGACGCCCCCGGCGCTGGCTGAGGCGCAGGTAGCGTTTGACCTGGCCTCGGCGGCGCTCTCGGATGGGTCGGAGGCGGCGCTGCTGGCCTTCGCGGACGCCGAGGAAGCGTACCGGCTCTCGGGTGGCTATGAGTTCGCGGGGCGCGCGGCGGCGGCGCTGGCCGGGCTGGGTCTGGACGCTGGGGCGCGGGCGGATCGGCTGTCCGGGGGGCAGGCGCGGCGGGTGCTGCTGGCGGCGCTGCTGCTGGCCCCGGCGGACGTGTACCTGCTGGATGAGCCGACGAATCACCTGGATGCAGAGGGCGCGGCGTGGCTCACGGAGTGGATTCGCGCGTCGGGTGCGGCGTTCGTGCTGGCGAGTCACGACCGGGCGTTTCTGGACGAGGTGGCGACCGGCGTGGCCGAGTTGGAGCGCGGCACGCTGAGCGTGTACGCCGGGAATTACTCTGCGGCGATGGCCCTCAAGGCGACGCTGCGCGAGGCGCAGGCCCGGGATTTCGAGGCGTACCGCCGCAAGCGCGCCGCGCTGGACGAGGAGCGCCGCCGCCTGAACAGCAAGGGCAGCGTCGAGGAGAACCGCTCGCGGGCGCGGGACAACGACAAGTTCCTGTCGACGCACAAGGCGGGGCGGGCGCAGGTGCTGTTCTCGAACCGCGCGCGGGCCATGGAGCGGCAGATTGAGCGGATGGACACGCAGGCGCCGGACAAGCCGTTCCGGGACGCGCGGACGCTGCGGCTGACGCTGCCGCCGGTTCCGCCGGGACCGCTGGAGGTGCTGACCGTGCGCGACCTGAGCGTGGTTCGGGAGTCGGAGGTGGTGCTGTCCGGCGTGAACCTGCACGTGCGCCGCGGGGACCGGGTGGCCCTGACCGGCCCGAACGGGGGCGGCAAGAGTACGCTGCTGCGCGCCCTGTTAGGGCAACTGCCGCGCGCGGGGTCGGTGACGTGGGGCGCGGGCCTGACCGTCAGCCTGATCGGGCAGCACGGTGAGGAGCTGCTCGGGCTGGACACGGTGGGCGACGCGCTGCTGGACGCCAATCCGCTGCTGACGCCGCACCAGTTGCACGAGGTCGCGGCGGCGCTGGAGGTGCCGGGCGGCCCAGCTTTCCCCCTCTCGGGCCTGTCTGGGGGGCAGCGGACGCGCCTGAGTCTCGCGCGGCTGCGGGTCACGCGCTCACAGGTGCTGCTGCTCGACGAGCCCACCAACCACCTGGACGTGCGGGCCATCGAGGCGCTGGAGGCGCTGCTGCTGGACTTCACGGGGACCGTGCTGCTGGCCAGTCACGACCGGCGGCTGGTGGAACGGGTCGCCACGCGCGAGTGGCGCGTCGGAGGCGGCGGGGTGCAGGAGGCGTGA